A single genomic interval of Acidobacteriota bacterium harbors:
- a CDS encoding HIT family protein, which produces MPSVFTRIINRELPARIFHETDRVIVIADHRPRDAIHLLIIPKEEHRNFIETPPEVLQLLNDTAKFVASKLGLEEHFRLVINNGYGQEIDHVHYHFMSDAGREKLTFLKET; this is translated from the coding sequence ATGCCGTCCGTGTTCACTCGCATCATTAACCGTGAACTGCCCGCGAGAATATTCCACGAGACCGACCGGGTGATTGTCATCGCGGATCACCGGCCCAGAGATGCGATTCACCTGCTGATCATCCCCAAGGAGGAGCACCGCAATTTCATCGAGACACCCCCCGAAGTGCTGCAACTGCTGAATGATACGGCCAAATTCGTGGCCTCAAAGCTCGGCCTTGAGGAACATTTCCGGCTCGTGATAAACAACGGCTACGGCCAGGAAATCGACCACGTGCACTACCACTTCATGTCCGATGCGGGCCGGGAAAAGCTGACGTTTCTGAAAGAGACGTGA